Proteins found in one Zea mays cultivar B73 chromosome 1, Zm-B73-REFERENCE-NAM-5.0, whole genome shotgun sequence genomic segment:
- the LOC118476112 gene encoding photosystem I assembly protein Ycf3, which translates to MPRSRINGNFIDKTSSIVANILLQIIPTTSGEKRAFTYYRDGMLAQSEGNYAEALQNYYEATRLEIDPYDRSYILYNIGLIHTSNGEHTKALEYYFRALERNPFLPQAFNNMAVICHYRGEQAILQGDSEIAEAWFDQAAEYWKQAIALTPGNYIEAQNWLKITKRFEFE; encoded by the exons ATGCCTAGATCCCGTATAAATGGAAATTTCATTGATAAGACCTCCTCGATTGTAGCCAATATTTTATTGCAAATAATTCCGACAACCTCCGGGGAAAAAAGGGCATTTACTTATTATAGAGATG GGATGTTGGCTCAATCCGAAGGAAATTATGCGGAAGCTTTGCAGAATTATTATGAAGCTACGCGACTAGAAATTGATCCCTATGATCGAAGTTATATACTATATAACATAGGCCTTATACACACAAGCAATGGAGAGCATACAAAGGCTTTGGAATATTATTTCCGGGCGCTAGAACGAAACCCCTTCTTACCGCAAGCTTTTAATAATATGGCCGTGATCTGTCATTAC CGAGGAGAACAGGCCATTCTACAGGGCGATTCGGAAATTGCGGAAGCTTGGTTTGATCAAGCTGCTGAGTATTGGAAACAAGCTATAGCGCTTACTCCAGGAAATTATATTGAAGCACAGAACTGGTTAAAGATTACGAAGCGCTTTGAATTTGAATAA
- the LOC118476109 gene encoding ATP synthase subunit beta, chloroplastic-like gives MIQQLLGNNRVRAVAMSATEGLMRGMEVIDTGTPLSVPVGGATLGRIFNVLGEPIDNLGPVDTSATFPIHRSAPAFIELDTKLSIFETGIKVVDLLAPYRRGGKIGLFGGAGVGKTVLIMELINNIAKAHGGVSVFGGVGERTREGNDLYMEMKESGVINEKNIEESKVALVYGQMNEPPGVRMRVGLTALTMAEYFRDVNKQDVLLFIDNIFRFVQAGSEVSALLGRMPSAVGYQPTLSTEMGSLQERITSTKKGSITSIQAVYVPADDLTDPAPATTFAHLDATTVLSRGLASKGIYPAVDPLDSTSTMLQPRIVGNEHYETAQRVKETLQRYKELQDIIAILGLDELSEEDRLTVARARKIERFLSQPFFVAEVFTGSPGKYVGLAETIRGFQLILSGELDGLPEQAFYLVGNIDEASTKAINLEEESKLKK, from the coding sequence ATGATACAACAATTATTAGGAAATAATCGAGTTAGAGCTGTGGCTATGAGTGCTACAGAGGGGTTGATGAGAGGAATGGAAGTGATTGACACGGGAACTCCTCTCAGTGTTCCAGTCGGTGGAGCTACTCTCGGACGAATTTTTAACGTTCTTGGGGAGCCTATTGATAATTTGGGTCCTGTGGATACTAGTGCAACATTTCCTATTCATAGATCTGCGCCTGCCTTTATCGAGTTAGATACGAAATTATCTATCTTTGAAACAGGTATTAAGGTGGTCGATCTTTTAGCTCCCTATCGACGTGGAGGAAAAATCGGACTGTTTGGGGGGGCAGGAGTAGGTAAAACAGTACTCATCATGGAATTAATCAATAACATTGCTAAAGCTCATGGAGGCGTATCCGTATTTGGCGGAGTAGGGGAACGGACTCGTGAAGGAAATGATCTTTATATGGAAATGAAGGAATCCGGAGTAATTAATGAAAAAAATATTGAGGAATCAAAGGTAGCTCTAGTCTATGGCCAAATGAATGAACCGCCGGGAGTTCGTATGAGAGTTGGTTTAACTGCCCTAACTATGGCAGAATATTTCCGAGATGTTAATAAGCAAGACGTGCTTTTATTCATCGATAATATCTTTCGTTTTGTTCAAGCAGGATCGGAAGTATCCGCCTTATTAGGCAGAATGCCCTCCGCAGTGGGTTATCAACCTACCCTTAGTACAGAAATGGGTTCTTTGCAAGAAAGAATTACTTCTACCAAAAAGGGATCTATAACTTCGATCCAAGCAGTTTATgtacctgcagacgatttgaccgacCCTGCTCCTGCCACAACATTTGCACATTTGGACGCTACTACCGTACTTTCCAGAGGATTAGCTTCCAAGGGTATTTATCCCGCAGTGGATCCTTTAGATTCAACCTCAACTATGTTACAGCCTCGGATTGTTGGCAACGAACATTATGAAACTGCGCAAAGAGTTAAGGAAACTTTACAACGTTACAAAGAACTTCAGGACATTATCGCAATTCTTGGATTGGATGAATTATCGGAGGAGGATCGTTTAACTGTAGCAAGAGCACGAAAAATCGAGCGGTTCTTATCACAACCGTTCTTTGTGGCAGAAGTTTTTACCGGTTCTCCAGGAAAGTATGTTGGTCTTGCAGAAACAATTAGGGGATTTCAACTAATCCTTTCCGGAGAATTAGACGGCCTACCCGAACAGGCTTTTTATTTAGTGGGGAACATCGATGAAGCTAGCACGAAAGCTATAAACTTAGAAGAGGAGAGCAAATTGAAGAAATGA